In a genomic window of Bombina bombina isolate aBomBom1 chromosome 8, aBomBom1.pri, whole genome shotgun sequence:
- the LOC128638530 gene encoding uncharacterized protein LOC128638530, whose protein sequence is MFGSSHGYRGEWQRQREANMAQRAEGAFVLHGRKAALSEKPYEFLSNTQKTTSSHNLTFNSAANNRKFNGIHGGQERDNTLSEYTKETPSIDDLEENLRKLKVQVDSLASSLNFGYEKTDDHKELNVPQWPLHMSSSSYQTRDKALQTTLDSQWFLKPQHLVKPLEKLSALQSLGLPMFSRSLPNRPVGTLGSEISAMDSSASAVKPLDIASCESFPVKLGAPHVVGVKSLLPPKIPVHCRSPDKTKYPTVRGRSQSLERSHSFSPASKKARWLRSRSQSPKPVWRPNSAKANACGQPPPRPRSSGKTSSLNRQSRSRFYRPGSLVTRSLTPPRKIKKNLNYSWSPYSLPSAAISAPSAEEISERFLQTLTEGGVAMSVLEASPYQQELARLRLERLRVEEELLLELKRQQELERTRGPKPKWYEMKNSQFHYEARKNNELLKTSKDYQSIYNYRHELGAASRNFQEHLNITQLEPV, encoded by the exons ATGTTTGGCTCCTCCCATGGTTACCGAGGAGAGTGGCAGAGACAGAGAGAAGCTAACATGGCTCAGAGAGCGGAGGGGGCATTTGTCCTGCACGGGAGGAAAGCTGCACTCAG tgaGAAGCCATATGAATTCCTGAGCAACACTCAAAAAACAACCAGTAGCCATAATCTTACCTTTAATTCAGCTGCTAATAACCGTAAATTTAATGGCATCCATGGAGGACAAGAAAGAG ATAACACATTGTCTGAGTACACCAAGGAAACTCCAAGCATTGATGACCTAGAAGAAAACTTGAGAAAATTGAAGGTTCAAGTGGACAGCCTGGCATCAAGCCTTAATTTTGGCTATGAGAAAACAGATGACCATAAAGAATTGAACGTTCCTCAGTGGCCTTTGCATATGAGCAGTTCGTCTTATCAAACTAGAGACAAAGCATTGCAGACAACATTGGATTCTCAATGGTTTCTAAAGCCACAGCATCTAGTAAAACCCTTAGAAAAACTTTCTGCATTACAGAGCTTGGGACTCCCCATGTTTTCAAGGTCTTTGCCTAATCGACCAGTAGGAACACTGGGAAGTGAAATTTCAGCAATGGATTCAAGCGCTTCAGCAGTAAAGCCATTAGATATTGCTTCCTGTGAATCATTTCCAGTGAAGCTTGGAGCACCTCATGTGGTTGGGGTCAAGTCTTTACTCCCTCCCAAGATCCCTGTACATTGTCGCTCTCCTGACAAAACAAAGTACCCAACGGTCCGAGGAAGATCACAGTCTTTAGAGCGTTCACATTCCTTCTCGCCTGCCTCTAAGAAAGCTCGATGGCTGAGATCCCGTTCACAGTCTCCAAAACCTGTCTGGAGACCAAACTCTGCAAAAGCTAATGCATGTGGACAGCCTCCTCCACGGCCACGATCCAGTGGTAAGACATCTTCCTTAAACAGACAGTCACGATCCAGGTTTTATAGACCAGGATCTTTAGTTACCAGGTCACTTACTCCTCCAAGAAAAATTAAGAAGAATCTCAATTACTCCTGGAGTCCTTACAGCCTACCGTCAGCTGCAATATCTGCACCAAGCGCTGAGGAAATTAGTGAAAG ATTCTTGCAGACGCTGACAGAGGGAGGAGTTGCAATGTCTGTGCTGGAAGCTTCCCCCTATCAGCAAGAGCTGGCACGGTTGAGACTAGAACGTCTTCGTGTGGAAGAGGAGCTGCTATTGGAACTTAAGAGACAGCAAGAACTGGAAAGAACCAGAGGACCAAAACCTAAATG GTATGAGATGAAAAACTCACAGTTCCACTACGAAGCACGCAAGAATAATGAACTGCTGAAAACAAGCAAGGATTACCAGTCAATCTATAACTATCGGCATGAACTTGGCGCTGCATCAAGGAACTTTCAGGAGCACTTAAACATTACACAACTGGAACCCGTATAA